The DNA sequence CAGTTTCCTCATTTCTTCATTCCACATACACATTAACTTCTATGAATAGCTTCATATAATGATTACCACAGATGTTTATGTGGTGTCAGCATGTCTCATAGTGAATTGGTTAAAGCTATAGATGAATCTTCTTCGGAAATAGTTTCCTTCCTTAGATCCATAATTAGGTTTAATACTGTTAATCCACCTGGAAATGAGCTCCCCCTAGCTCAGTATATATGTGATTACATGTCCCGTGAGGGGGTTGAATGTGAGGTTATTGAGTCTGGGGATGGTAGGGGGAATGTGATTGCAAGACTTCCCGGTGAAGATGATTCTAAACGCCTCCTATACCTTTCACATTTGGATGTTGTCCCAGCAGTTAATGCTTCACTTTGGAGTCATGATCCATTCTCCGGTGATGTTGAGGGTGATTGGATATATGGTAGGGGTGCATTGGATTGCAAGAGCCTTGTTACCGCTGAAGCCTTCTCCCTAATAATGCTTAAACGTTTGGGGATTAAGCCGAAATACACGTTGATATTTGCTTCCACAGCGGATGAAGAGGCTGGTGGCTGGAGGGGGGTTGGGTGGATTGTATCGAAATTTCCGGAGAAGGTTAAGGCTGATTATGTGATAAATGAGGGTGGTGGTTTAGCCATTAGGGGGAGGGGTGGTAGAGTCATCTATTTGGTGGATGTATGTGAGAAGGGGTATTGCAATGTTAAGATTAAGGTTTCAGGTAAGGGTGGGCATTCTTCAACTCCATATACAACTGGGAATGCATTGTACTTGATGGGTCTCATCATTAAGAAGCTTTATGAATATGAACCCCCAACGTACAAGTTTAGCTTGGTGGAGGAATGCATTAAGAGTGTTTTTGAGGGGATTGCTGGGCTACCTGGATCCATTATTGCACGAATGATATTTTCACCCATGCGTCCATTGGCAATGGCTCTCCTCTCAAAATTTAACCCTAACATCACTAGATTTCTCAAATCACTCATGGGTTTAACTATTGCTCCAACCATTGCTAAGAGTGGTGAGAAGGAGAATGTTATTCCAAGCTATGCTGAGTTGGTGGTGAATTGTAGGCTTCTACCTGGTCAAGATGATAAGTATGTTTTATCTGTAGTTAGGGATGCATTATCTGGTATTGGTGGATTTGAAATTGAGAGTTTAGGTTGGTTTCCAGCTTCCTATTCCGATATTGATTTGAAATTCTTCAATTCCATGGAGTCCACCTTAAAACTGTTAATGCCAAAAGTTGATGTTAAGTTGGCGCCATTCGTAATGCCCGGCTCTTCTGATAGTAGGTTTCTGCGTAGTCTTGGAGCTAAGGTTTATGGCTTTTCACCTATGAATCCAAATCTAAATTATGTTGAGTTGATGAATTTGGCTCATGGAGTTAATGAGAAGATTGATGTTAATAGCTTGTTGCTTTCAACGAAGTTTTTAGCAATCCTCCCCATAACCATGAACATTTAAGCCTTCACCTTCATTCAGAATTCCCATTAGAATGTTTATTACGTCTTTAACGAATTTCATGCAAAACCTCTCCTTAACTTTTTCCACTCTAAATTTCTCCCTATCTTCAGCTCTACTCAGCTTTAATCCTATGAGTTTTTCGCAATCTATCTCCCCATTCCTATTCTTGAATTCCATTATCAGTTTCTGCACTTTCCCTATGCATTTCTCGTATCTTTCTGTGTCATTTGGGTTTGATCTACCATAAATTAATCCGATAATCATAATTCCCCCACTTATGGCTCCACATACATCCCCCATCCTACCAATTCCTGCGGAGAATCCTGTGGCTATTTTTGGGATAATATTTGTTTCGATCTTTAGGTATTTGCTCATGGCCAATACAATGGATTCTGAGCATGTGTATCCTAAGCTCATGTTACTTAGCGCTTCTTCCACAACATTCTCCTCATCCCCTTTCATCGTCCCCCACCATAATGCATGTGTAGTTAATTATAATTAGTTTTAAGGATATATTTTGTTTTGATCTGTTATGTCCCAGTTAAGTGATGTTTTGAGTATTATGGATGAAGCCTTCAAGGGAGGGGTTGAGTCGGATTTCACTGAGATTAGGTTTCATAGGAGGCGTGAATTATCGGTTCTCGTTAGGAATGGGGAGGTGGAGAGGGTTGGCGGAGGATCTATTTCAGGTTTCTGTGCTAGGAGTCTTGTTAATGGTGTGTGGGGCTTTTCATCCACAACGGAAATCTCCAGTAGTGGTGTTAAATCCATCATTGAATCTTCAGTGAAGTCTGCTAAAGCTCTCATTGGGCGTAGTGTTAGGAGGGTTCAATTGAAGGATAGGAAGACTTTTAGGGATACCTATATTACGCCGATGAAGAAGGATCCATTGAATTTGAATGTTGAGGATATGGTTAAGGAGTGTCTTGAAGTTCATAAGTTCATTAGAAGCATATCCCCACTAATAACCTTAGACTCCATTAGCATGGGCGTTATCGACGATTACCATGTATACTCCAGTAGTGATGGCTCCTTCATAATTCAGAGGATTGTTAGATGTTCTGGTGGATGTTCCGTTACGGCTAGGGAAGCTGGGAACATTGCCACTGGATATGAGAGTGTTGGAGCTCAATCTGGTATGGAGATATTTGAGGAAACACCATTAATTGGAGCCGCTGAAATTGCAGCTAAACGTGCCGTTAGGCTTGTGAATGCAAAGCTTCCTAAGGGGGGCTTTCATAAGGTAGTCTTAGATAAGGATATAGTTGGTTTATTGGCGCATGAAGCTGTAGGTCATACTGCTGAAGCTGATCTAGTTTATTCTGGAAGCTACCTTTCTGGGAAGATTGGTGTGAAGATAGTTTCCCCACTGATAACATTAGTTGATGATGGTAGGTTTGAGAGGGGGTTTGGAACTGTGATGTATGATGATGAAGGTACACCCACACAGAAAACGGTCATAATTGATAAGGGGGTTTGTAGTGGATACCTGCATTCTAGGGAGACTGCTTATGAAATGGGTTTTGAGCCCACTGGGAATGCTAGGGCTTGGACTTTTGAATATGACCCAATAATTAGGATGAGGAACACGTACATTGAAGCTGGGGATTATGAATTTGAGGAGTTGCTTGAAGATGTAGACTATGGTTATCTACTCATTGGTGGTAGGGGTGGTCAAGCTGATTCAACTGGTGAGTTCATGTTTGGTGTTCAAGAAGTTGTTGAGATAAAGAATGGTGAGCTTGGTGAGCATTATAGGGGGGTTACAATTAGCGGTAATGCCTTTGAAGTTTTAAGTCTCGTTGATGCTGTTGGGAAGGATTTTGCTTTGAGGAGGGGGATGTGTGGTAAGGAGCAACCAAACTTTGTTGGTATGGGTGGACCAAGCCTTAGGACTAAGATAATTGTGGGTGGAGGGAGGTGAATGCAAAATGCCTTCAACCTTTGAGATAGCTGAGAAGGCTGTTAGAATCACTTGTAATATGGGTGCAAATGAAGCTGAAGCCTACGTGGAGCGTAGCAAGGTTTTAGAGGTGTTCTTGGAGCGTAATGACTTCAAAACCGTTAGGGTTAAATGGCATGCTGGTATAGGCATTAGAGCAATATACAATAAGAAGGTTGGCTTCTCATATGCTTCAAGCTTAACATCCTCAAGTGTAGAGGAAGTTTGTAGAGAGGCTTTCAAGAATGCTAAGCTTTCACCTGAATTGAAGGATTGGGTTTCACTGCCAAGTCCAATGCCTCTACCAAAAGTTGAAGGCACCTTCTGCAATGAAATTGCCAACATCTCTGAATCGCAGCTTGTGGATCTCGCCAAGAGGGGGTATGAAGCTATATTTGAAGCTGATAAGAGGGCTAGATGTGATGATGGCAAGATATCTGCAGTTGTTGAGGAGACTGTTATAGCTAATAGTAATGGTATCCTCGTTGGAGAGGAGGGGACTGCGATAAGTGGTTATATTGTTTGTGTGGCTTCTGAAGCTGGTAAAACTTCAAGCTTCGCCACTAGTAGTGGTAATGCTAGGATGTTATCACAATTTAAACCTGAAGACATTGGGCGTGAAGCTGCATTACTTGCAGTTAGATCTCTTAATCCACGTAAAATTGAATCCTTTAAGGGTAAAGTGTTGCTGGAATGGATGCCAGTTACAAGCATAATACTCCCAGTAATTGGGTTTAGTGTTAATGCTGACATGGTTCAGAGGAAGAGTAGCTTATGGGCTGGGAAGATTGGTGAAAGGGTGTGTTCAAGCAATATTAGTATTGTGGATGATGGAACTCTTCCGGGAGGGATGGCTACATCAAGATTTGATGATGAAGGTGTGGCTAGGAGAGTTACTCCAATAATATCCAATGGTGTTTTGAAGAGTTACCTCTACGACTCATATACTGCATTTAAGGAGTCTAGGGAGAGTACTGGTAATGCTGGTAGAGCATCCTATGCCTCCATGCCATCAATATCATTTTCAAATGTGATTTTCAATGAGGGGGTTAAGAGCATTGATGAACTCATTTCAGAAGTGGATAGAGGCCTACTTGTTGGTAGGTTTAGTGGGAATGTAGAGCCTGCATCTGGAATATTCTCTGGAACTGTTAAGCAGAGTGTATACATTGAGAATGGTGAGGTAAAGTTTGCAGTTGAGGAGACCATGATATCTGGGAATGTATTCCAACTTTTAAGTGGAAATGTGGTTTTGGGGAAGCCTAGGAGGATGCTGGGAGGTGCACATGTCCCTCCAATATTGCTGGAAGATGTGAACATAATATCTAAAACATAAAATTTTTCTCTCCATTAGTGGGATAGTTAATTGTAGTGTTTAGTCATGTTTACAATACATATTTTGAACGTTAAGGATTGGTTTAACTTCCTAAATGAGTTTACAGCCTTCTTGAAGAGTGATGAATTTCTCAAAGCATCAAGATTTTCAGAGGTTAATTTGAAGATGCGTTTTCATGGTACTTTACTCTTGGATGTTGATGGTGTTAAGAGTGTTGGGGATTTTGAGTATTGGGATATTTATGGTGATGGTGCTCCAATAGGGTACCTTGAAGTTGCATATATGGATCAGCATTTCTTCGCCCTCTCCGTGGAGGCTATAGATGCACTTCTAAGTGATGATGAGTTGAGGGATTTCATGTTGAGTGGGGCTAGTTGGGCTTCACCAGTTGCACCAATATCCCTATCCTTAACATTTGATGTTTCTGATGATGTTAAGAGGTTAATTGGGAATTTCGTTTCAAATTATCGTGACGATTACCCAAACAATATTGCTAGGAAATTTGTTCCAAGAGCCGTTATATGCTGATTCCACTATATCTTAATCCATTTTAAACCTACCTTTTCAAGGTATCCTACTGTCATATCCCTCTGCTTCTTGTTAAGCCCCTTCCAATCTATTAGTGCATATTCCACTTTCTCATCACTCCTCTCCACGGCCATTTCAATTTCCCTTACAGTTATTTTGTCGTATACGTATTCTGGTACTATGTGTCCAATGGCGTATTCTGTTTCAAGGGTTTTCTTGGTGAATGATGGTGCATAGTGAGGGCCTCCAAACCCAGCGGCTATTTTGAATCCCCCCTTTTCATCAATTTCCCTTGCAACATTCATTATGGCTTCAGATACTATGTATGCTGCAGATTCATCCCTCCAATTCTCCTCCCTACTTCCAAGTTCCACGAATATTGTTGGTGTATTATGTATGCTTGGTCCATGATGGGTTACTTCCAACCCCACCTTATATCCTTCCAACATCTTCTCATCTTTAAGTTTATTCAGCCATTTCAACATCCTCTTTATTGTTGATGGTGATGATATTGCTATGCTTCTAGGCTTTCCTCCCATACTAGTATCATCAGTCCAGTTTCCCGGGGTATGGGTTAATAGTGCTGGTATCCCGCTTTCTGATGAATGTCTAGATGCAAATATGAATATTTTCGCTTTGAATTTTTCCTCCAAATTCTCTGCGTATATTGAGTCTTCTGGTATGTCTACGATCAATGCATCTATATCCCTATCATGGTATGCATATCCCACTCCAATGCTCTTCTCACTTAACTTATGATTCTCCAGTATTCTCATCTTTATGTTTTGTGCAGCAATATCCATTTTTGATGTGAATATTATGATTTTTGCTTCAACTTTCTGCATTACCAATCAACTTACCACTATATTTCGATCTGTAAATTTAAATCATTTTGCCAGTTCTGAATAGTCTTGGGAATGGAACTGCATCTCTTATGTGATCTAATTTGCATATCCACCATGTCAATCTATCTATACCCATTCCAAATCCTGCATGTGGTACGGAGCCATACCTCCTCAAATCCAGGTACCAGTCATAGTTTTCTGGGTTAAATCCTTCCCCCTTTATCCTTTCAACTAGTTTTTCTATGTTATCTTCCCTCTCCCCTCCAGTGGCCATTTCACCGTAACCTTCTGGTGCAAGTAGGTCTACAGTTGCACCCATACCACTTTTATCCTTCAATTCCTTAACGTAGAATGGCTTGTACTTCAATGGGTATCCAACTAGGAATATTGGTTTGTTATGCTTTTTAGTTAGTATGTATTCTTCATCTCCACCTATTTCATCTCCAACATTTATGTTTACCCCCTCCTTTCTAAGTTCTTCTATTGCTTCTTCGTAGCTTATCCTTTTGAATGGTGGCTCTATCCCCAAGAGTTCTTCTGGATTTCTGTTTAGGAGTTTGAGTTCGTATGGGCATCTCTCCGCCACTGAGTGGCATATGTATGAGACTAGCTCCTCCTCTAGTTTCATTAATTCATCTAGGTTCATCCATGCTGCTTCAGCTTCTAGGTGCCAGAATTCCGCTAGATGCCTCCTAGTTCTCGATTTTTCAGCTCTGAAGGATGGTGCTAAGCACCAAACTTTCTCATATGTGAATATCATTATTTCCAGGTATAGTTGTGAGCTCTGCGTTAAATATGCTGGTGTGTCGAAGTAATCTATTTTGAATAGTGTTGCCCCTCCCTCACATGCTGTTGTAACTATTATTGGTGGTGAAACCTCTACGTATCCATTGTTCATGAAGTATTCTCTGCTGGCTCTAAGTATTTCGCTTCTAACCCTAAATATTGCTTGATATCTCTGTCCCCTAACGGCTAGATGCCTCTTCTCCATCAATGTTTCTGGGGAGTGCTCCTTCTTCCCAAGTGGGTATGGTGTTTCTGCTAGATGCACTATCTCTATGCCATTAACCACGAATTCCCTACCTCTTGGCGCTCTATCTTCAAGCCTCCATTCCCCCTTAAGTATTATGCTTGATTCTTGAGTTAACTCTTCAGCTTTATTCCAGTCTTCATTACTCACATTTCCTCTTCTAACTACGCATTGCGTTATCCCATCCCTATTCCTCAAGTCTATGAATATTATGTTTCCATGTTCCCTCTTCTTTAAAACCCATCCACGTATAGTCTCCATCTCCTTTCTTCAACTCCAATTAAAAATATAGATTGAATGTGGGTTAATTTAATCTTTTGTATATTTACATGTGCTTTATTCATTTCATATTGAATCCTAACGTATCATTTTCATTATCATATACATTTTTACATTGAATTTGAAGATTAGGAAATAAAAAATAATATTGTGTAATTTATTTATTTTGCTCCTAACCACATGAGCTATGTTTTATCGCTTGAGTGGGGCATGCTACTACACATGCGCAGCACTGTATGCAGTTATCTATGTTTTCCGCTACTGATTTCCCATTCACTAGCTTGTATACTGATGTTGGGCATACTCTGACGCATTCTCCTTCGCCAGTGCATTTGTCGTGATCTATCTCGATGGTTATTCCCAGTGATGCACTTGTCCACTTCTTTATGTTTGCCATAAACAGTCAATGAGTATTTAGAATAGTACAAATATTTAAGTTTTCCAATTTACGATTATTTTGATGTAAACAATAGGTTTTTAATTGTGTTCTCCATAATTAACAATCATAATTTAGGTGAATGGGTTTGGTTGGTGGTAGGGCTGGCCAAATGGTCTACACATTTGATGAGGCAGATCCAAATAATGTTAAGTTGCTTGGAGGTAAGGGTGCGGGGCTTTGTTTAATGATGCAGCAGGGGTTGCCAGTTCCTCCGGGAATAATAATAACCACTGAAGTTTGTAGAATGTTTTATGAGGCTGGGGAGAAGCTTCCAGATGGTTTAATGGATGAAGTTAGAGGGAAGATGAAGTATATTGAGGAGAAGACTGGGAAGAGGTTTGGTGATCCTGAGAATCCATTGCTTGTTTCGGTTAGGTCTGGTGCACCTGTATCCATGCCTGGAATGATGGATACAGTTTTGAATCTTGGGATTAATGATGTTATTGTTAAGGGTTTAGCTAAGCAGATGAGGGATGAGCGTGCTGCATATGATGCCTATAGGAGATTCCTTCAAATGTTTGGGAGGATTGTGCTTGGAATTGATGAGAAGCTTTTCAATGAAGTTTTCGAGGAAGTTAAACGTAAGTATGGTGCTAAGACTGATGCTGAACTTGGTGTTGAAGGGCTTAGGGAGGTTGTTGAGAAGTTTAAGGGCATTATTAAACGGGAGTATGGTGAGCTAATTGAAGATCCATGGAAACAATTGGAGCTTGCAATAAAAGCTGTATTTAAATCTTGGAATTCTCCGAGGGCAGTCTTCTATAGGAAGGCTAACAATATAACCCCAGATATAGCTGATGGAACTGCAGTTTCCATTGTTGCAATGGTTTTTGGTAATATAGGTGAAACTTCAGGTACTGGTGTTGTCTTCTCGAGGAATCCCGCCACTGGTGAAAATGAGTTGTATGGTGAATTCCTCGAGACTGCTCAAGGTGAGGATGTGGTTGCAGGGATTAGAACTCCTAAACCTGTTAGTGAACTTAAAAAGTTGAATCCAAAACTCTATGAGGAATTGTATGCTGGAGCAAAACTTTTAGAACGTGTTAAGAAGGAGGTTCAAGATATAGAGTTCACTGTGGAGCGTGGAAAGATATACTTCCTACAGACTAGGAATGGTAAGCTTGGACCAATAGCTAGGGTTAAAACTGTTGTGGATATGGTTAAGGAGGGTATATTGACAAGGGAGGAAGCTCTGCTTAGAGTTTCACCCAATCACGTTATACAATTATTGTATCCAAGGATAGATGCTTCAGTTAAAGCTTCACCAATAGCTTCAGGGCTTCCATCATCTCCGGGGGCTGTTTCCGGGATGGTGGTTTTCACAGCTGATGAAGCTGTGGAATGGAGTAAGCAAGGTAAGAGGGTTATATTGGTTAGGGAGGAAACGAAGCCTGATGATGTTCATGGAATGTATGCTTCAGTGGGGATATTGACTAGTAGGGGTGGTATGACTAGCCATGCAGCTGTGGTTGCTAGGGCTATTGGGAAGCCATGTGTGGTTGGATGTGAAGATATAGTTGTGGATTATGATAATAAGCTTTTCAGAGTTAAGGGTAAGGATGTCGTTGTTAGGGAGGGTGAATACATAACCATTGATGGATTTTCTGGGAATGTGTATTTAGGCATCGTTCCAACGGTTGAACCTAAGATTCCACCTGAATTGGAGGAGCTTCTCTCATGGGCTGATGAGTTTAGGAGGCTTGGGGTTAGAGCCAATGCAGATATACCTGAGGATGCTGAGATAGCTAGGAAGTTTGGGGCTGAGGGTATAGGTTTATTGAGAACTGAGAGGATGTTTAGAGCTCCAGATAGACTTGAAGTGTTTAGGAATGTGATATTATCTTCTGATGCTGATGAAAGGAGGAGGAATCTCGAGAAGCTTGTCCCACTATTGAAGAAGGATTTCATTGAAATCCTTAAGGTTATGAATGGACTTCCAGTAATAATAAGATTATTTGATCCCCCACTACACGAGTTCCTTCCAAAGGAGTCTGAGCTCATGTCTGAGATTATGGATTTAAAGTTGAAGGGAAAGTTTGAGGAGGCTGCTGAGAAGGAGAAGCTTCTTAAGAGAGTTTCAATGTTGACTGAAGCTAACCCAATGATGGGTCATAGGGGAGTTAGGGTTGGAGTTGTTTATCCAGAGATTTATATGGCTCAAGCTAAGGCAATATTTGAAGCTGTTGCAGAGCTAATTAAAAATGGATATGACATTAAAGTTTCAGTAATGATACCGCAGGTTAGCGATGTTAAGGAACTAATATATGTTAAGGAGCATGCCGTTGATGTGGCTCATAGGGATGTTGAATCCAAGTATGGAATTAAAGTTCCATATAAGTATGGGACTATGATAGAGGTTGTACGTGCATGTCTAACTGCTGATGAAATTGCCCGTGTAGCGGAATTCTTCAGCTTTGGAACCAACGATCTTACACAAGCAGTATACACATTCAGTAGGGATGATGCTGAAGCAAAGTTTCTGCCAAAGTATCTTGAGCTTGGAATATTGGAGTTCAACCCATTTGAGACCATTGATGTCAAGGGTGTTGGGAAACTCATGAAGATGTGTGTTGAGGAGGCTAGGAAGGTTAGGAAGGATATTGAGATAGGGATTTGCGGTGAGCATGGGGGAGACCCGAAGAGCATAGAATTCTGCCATAAGATCGGCTTGGATTATGTTAGTGCTTCACCATACCGTATACTTGTAGCTAGACTTGCAGCTGCACATGCGGCTTTAAAGGAGAAGGGGCTAAAACTAGCCGAATACTAGCATAGTAAGTCCATAATGTCTGAAATATGTTCAGATAAAATCTTACCATTTTTTGATACTTTTACACCTTCAAATTCCAGTAACCTTTTCTTAAATATAGTTCCTCCAAGTCCACTATATCCACCAAAACTTCCATCACTCTTTACTATCCTATGGCATGGGTAGATTACTGGTTCATCATTCATTTTAACAATCTTCCCAACCAGTTTTGGGTTTATTTTTAAAGCTTTAGCTATGCTTCCATATGTTGATACCCTCCCCTCTGGAATTAATTGCATGAGTGCCTTAACGATCTCCACGTAATCCTCTAATTTTGCCCTCCTAATCCTTCCCTTATTGACATCGTATACTAGTATTGTCATCTAAATCGCCTGGGAGTTTTGATAAGTATCTAGCTTTCTTAACCCTACTCCTATCAACTTCTACCTCCCTCCCCCTATATACGACTACGTGTTTCACGTTGAGCGTTTTACCCGTTACCTTTTCAACTTCATCCATCATGAAGTGTAATTGTATGCAGTGTGGTGATCCATCTACTGTTAGCACCACTATTTCCTCTATGGGCACTCTTGCCACTATTGAGGCTAGTTTTAGGCATGCCATGTTGAAGTGTTCCCTTTCCAGACATACTTTTAATGCAACTCTCCCCTCAACGTACTTCTCCACTATTTCCGGATGCTCATATGTTAGGCATGATCCTATGAGTAGTATCCTCCTTTTATCTCTAAGCTCTCTGCTTGCGGAGTTCGTCTCCATTAAATCCCTCAACTCCAATATTTTCATACCTCCACTCACACTATTTCTTGAAGAAGAGCCAATTGTTTTCACCACTCTTATCATACTTTAATAGTACGTATTCCCCCTTAAGCTTCTCCCCATTCAGTTGGAATACTATCTTCTTATCCGTAACTTCTATTGGCTTATATGTCCCCTTATCCCATATTTCCACTTTTCCAGCTCCATAATGCCCCTCAGGTATTACCCCTTGGAAGTTTGCGTATTCCAGTGGGTGGTCTTCAACCATGATAGCCAATCTCTTAACCCCCTTCTCAGTTGGGGGTTCTTTTGGGACAGCCCAGCTCTTTAACACACCATTCATTTCAAGTCTCAGATCCCAATGTAGCCTTCTCGCCTCATGCCTATGAACTACGAATATACGTTCTTCTCCACTCATAGTTCATCAATTCAATATTCTAATGTT is a window from the Candidatus Methanomethylicota archaeon genome containing:
- a CDS encoding 4Fe-4S ferredoxin, which translates into the protein MKILELRDLMETNSASRELRDKRRILLIGSCLTYEHPEIVEKYVEGRVALKVCLEREHFNMACLKLASIVARVPIEEIVVLTVDGSPHCIQLHFMMDEVEKVTGKTLNVKHVVVYRGREVEVDRSRVKKARYLSKLPGDLDDNTSIRCQ
- a CDS encoding TldD/PmbA family protein — encoded protein: MSQLSDVLSIMDEAFKGGVESDFTEIRFHRRRELSVLVRNGEVERVGGGSISGFCARSLVNGVWGFSSTTEISSSGVKSIIESSVKSAKALIGRSVRRVQLKDRKTFRDTYITPMKKDPLNLNVEDMVKECLEVHKFIRSISPLITLDSISMGVIDDYHVYSSSDGSFIIQRIVRCSGGCSVTAREAGNIATGYESVGAQSGMEIFEETPLIGAAEIAAKRAVRLVNAKLPKGGFHKVVLDKDIVGLLAHEAVGHTAEADLVYSGSYLSGKIGVKIVSPLITLVDDGRFERGFGTVMYDDEGTPTQKTVIIDKGVCSGYLHSRETAYEMGFEPTGNARAWTFEYDPIIRMRNTYIEAGDYEFEELLEDVDYGYLLIGGRGGQADSTGEFMFGVQEVVEIKNGELGEHYRGVTISGNAFEVLSLVDAVGKDFALRRGMCGKEQPNFVGMGGPSLRTKIIVGGGR
- a CDS encoding 3'-phosphoesterase; amino-acid sequence: MSGEERIFVVHRHEARRLHWDLRLEMNGVLKSWAVPKEPPTEKGVKRLAIMVEDHPLEYANFQGVIPEGHYGAGKVEIWDKGTYKPIEVTDKKIVFQLNGEKLKGEYVLLKYDKSGENNWLFFKK
- the asnS gene encoding asparagine--tRNA ligase translates to METIRGWVLKKREHGNIIFIDLRNRDGITQCVVRRGNVSNEDWNKAEELTQESSIILKGEWRLEDRAPRGREFVVNGIEIVHLAETPYPLGKKEHSPETLMEKRHLAVRGQRYQAIFRVRSEILRASREYFMNNGYVEVSPPIIVTTACEGGATLFKIDYFDTPAYLTQSSQLYLEIMIFTYEKVWCLAPSFRAEKSRTRRHLAEFWHLEAEAAWMNLDELMKLEEELVSYICHSVAERCPYELKLLNRNPEELLGIEPPFKRISYEEAIEELRKEGVNINVGDEIGGDEEYILTKKHNKPIFLVGYPLKYKPFYVKELKDKSGMGATVDLLAPEGYGEMATGGEREDNIEKLVERIKGEGFNPENYDWYLDLRRYGSVPHAGFGMGIDRLTWWICKLDHIRDAVPFPRLFRTGKMI
- a CDS encoding C-GCAxxG-C-C family protein — translated: MKGDEENVVEEALSNMSLGYTCSESIVLAMSKYLKIETNIIPKIATGFSAGIGRMGDVCGAISGGIMIIGLIYGRSNPNDTERYEKCIGKVQKLIMEFKNRNGEIDCEKLIGLKLSRAEDREKFRVEKVKERFCMKFVKDVINILMGILNEGEGLNVHGYGEDC
- a CDS encoding M20/M25/M40 family metallo-hydrolase, yielding MSHSELVKAIDESSSEIVSFLRSIIRFNTVNPPGNELPLAQYICDYMSREGVECEVIESGDGRGNVIARLPGEDDSKRLLYLSHLDVVPAVNASLWSHDPFSGDVEGDWIYGRGALDCKSLVTAEAFSLIMLKRLGIKPKYTLIFASTADEEAGGWRGVGWIVSKFPEKVKADYVINEGGGLAIRGRGGRVIYLVDVCEKGYCNVKIKVSGKGGHSSTPYTTGNALYLMGLIIKKLYEYEPPTYKFSLVEECIKSVFEGIAGLPGSIIARMIFSPMRPLAMALLSKFNPNITRFLKSLMGLTIAPTIAKSGEKENVIPSYAELVVNCRLLPGQDDKYVLSVVRDALSGIGGFEIESLGWFPASYSDIDLKFFNSMESTLKLLMPKVDVKLAPFVMPGSSDSRFLRSLGAKVYGFSPMNPNLNYVELMNLAHGVNEKIDVNSLLLSTKFLAILPITMNI
- the ppdK gene encoding pyruvate, phosphate dikinase; the protein is MVYTFDEADPNNVKLLGGKGAGLCLMMQQGLPVPPGIIITTEVCRMFYEAGEKLPDGLMDEVRGKMKYIEEKTGKRFGDPENPLLVSVRSGAPVSMPGMMDTVLNLGINDVIVKGLAKQMRDERAAYDAYRRFLQMFGRIVLGIDEKLFNEVFEEVKRKYGAKTDAELGVEGLREVVEKFKGIIKREYGELIEDPWKQLELAIKAVFKSWNSPRAVFYRKANNITPDIADGTAVSIVAMVFGNIGETSGTGVVFSRNPATGENELYGEFLETAQGEDVVAGIRTPKPVSELKKLNPKLYEELYAGAKLLERVKKEVQDIEFTVERGKIYFLQTRNGKLGPIARVKTVVDMVKEGILTREEALLRVSPNHVIQLLYPRIDASVKASPIASGLPSSPGAVSGMVVFTADEAVEWSKQGKRVILVREETKPDDVHGMYASVGILTSRGGMTSHAAVVARAIGKPCVVGCEDIVVDYDNKLFRVKGKDVVVREGEYITIDGFSGNVYLGIVPTVEPKIPPELEELLSWADEFRRLGVRANADIPEDAEIARKFGAEGIGLLRTERMFRAPDRLEVFRNVILSSDADERRRNLEKLVPLLKKDFIEILKVMNGLPVIIRLFDPPLHEFLPKESELMSEIMDLKLKGKFEEAAEKEKLLKRVSMLTEANPMMGHRGVRVGVVYPEIYMAQAKAIFEAVAELIKNGYDIKVSVMIPQVSDVKELIYVKEHAVDVAHRDVESKYGIKVPYKYGTMIEVVRACLTADEIARVAEFFSFGTNDLTQAVYTFSRDDAEAKFLPKYLELGILEFNPFETIDVKGVGKLMKMCVEEARKVRKDIEIGICGEHGGDPKSIEFCHKIGLDYVSASPYRILVARLAAAHAALKEKGLKLAEY
- a CDS encoding ferredoxin family protein — translated: MGITIEIDHDKCTGEGECVRVCPTSVYKLVNGKSVAENIDNCIQCCACVVACPTQAIKHSSCG
- a CDS encoding MGMT family protein — protein: MTILVYDVNKGRIRRAKLEDYVEIVKALMQLIPEGRVSTYGSIAKALKINPKLVGKIVKMNDEPVIYPCHRIVKSDGSFGGYSGLGGTIFKKRLLEFEGVKVSKNGKILSEHISDIMDLLC
- a CDS encoding TldD/PmbA family protein, whose product is MPSTFEIAEKAVRITCNMGANEAEAYVERSKVLEVFLERNDFKTVRVKWHAGIGIRAIYNKKVGFSYASSLTSSSVEEVCREAFKNAKLSPELKDWVSLPSPMPLPKVEGTFCNEIANISESQLVDLAKRGYEAIFEADKRARCDDGKISAVVEETVIANSNGILVGEEGTAISGYIVCVASEAGKTSSFATSSGNARMLSQFKPEDIGREAALLAVRSLNPRKIESFKGKVLLEWMPVTSIILPVIGFSVNADMVQRKSSLWAGKIGERVCSSNISIVDDGTLPGGMATSRFDDEGVARRVTPIISNGVLKSYLYDSYTAFKESRESTGNAGRASYASMPSISFSNVIFNEGVKSIDELISEVDRGLLVGRFSGNVEPASGIFSGTVKQSVYIENGEVKFAVEETMISGNVFQLLSGNVVLGKPRRMLGGAHVPPILLEDVNIISKT